A part of Primulina eburnea isolate SZY01 chromosome 10, ASM2296580v1, whole genome shotgun sequence genomic DNA contains:
- the LOC140842444 gene encoding probable LRR receptor-like serine/threonine-protein kinase At2g23950 isoform X1 translates to MPRIPRKCLVFLCFLACFFFTALSFQARNPEVEALIGIKESLDDPRGVLSNWDEDSVDPCSWSMITCNSDNLVTALGAPSQGLSGSLSGMIANLTNLKQVLLQNNNISGHIPEELGNLSSLQTLDLSSNKFSGHIPKSLGSLNHLQYLRFNNNCLSGDLPLVLASLPQLAFLDLSYNNLSGPVPTFHTKTFNILGNPLICWSHSSEKCSGSILASSLSFTMDPSSGRSSSLKLLIALGLSLSFVLILVVALGFLVWKRNAKRTQSILNSTDVQEEDLTSLGNLRCFTFKELQHATDNYSSKNILGTGGFGNVYRGKLADGTLVAVKRLKDLTGTTGESQFRTELEMISLAVHRNLLRIIGYCATPNERLLVYPYMSNGSVAARLRGKPGLDWNTRKSIAIGAARGLLYLHEQCDPKIIHRDVKAANVLLDDFFEAVVGDFGLAKLLDHAESHVTTAVRGTVGHIAPEYLSTGQSSEKTDVFGFGILLLELITGMRALEFGKWANQKGAVLEWVKQIQQEKKVELLVDRELGINFDRIEVGEMLQVALLCTQNLPAHRPKMSDVVRMLEGDGLAEKWAAVQNYVNTATNFSRENRKSRSVSSPGKEDVDHNQSSMFGTTLTMDNDYDAHCMELSGPR, encoded by the exons ATGCCTCGTATTCCCAGAAAATGTCTCGTTTTTCTCTGTTTTCTCGCGTGTTTCTTCTTTACAGCACTTTCATTTCAAGCTCGCAATCCTGAAG TGGAAGCTTTGATTGGTATAAAGGAAAGTTTGGATGATCCTCGCGGAGTTCTGAGCAACTGGGATGAGGATTCTGTTGACCCTTGTAGCTGGTCTATGATCACTTGTAATTCTGATAATCTTGTCACTGCTTT GGGAGCTCCTAGCCAAGGTTTATCAGGTTCTTTGTCAGGGATGATAGCAAACCTCACAAACCTCAAACAAGT ACTCttgcaaaataataatatttctgGGCACATTCCGGAAGAATTAGGCAATCTTTCCAGTCTTCAAACATTGGATCTCTCTAGTAACAAGTTTTCTGGTCATATTCCTAAGTCATTGGGTTCCTTGAATCATCTCCAGTATCT GAGGTTCAATAACAATTGCTTGAGTGGGGATCTTCCTCTGGTTTTAGCCAGTCTACCCCAACTTGCTTTCTT GGATTTGTCCTACAACAATCTTAGTGGACCAGTGCCCACTTTTCATACCAAAACATTCAA CATATTGGGCAACCCTTTAATTTGTTGGAGTCACTCCAGTGAAAAATGTTCTGGATCAATCTTGGCTAGCTCTCTTTCGTTTACCATGGATCCATCATCTG GCCGGTCGAGTTCCTTGAAACTATTAATTGCACTTGGACTGAGCCTCAGCTTTGTATTAATCTTAGTCGTTGCGTTAGGATTTCTCGTTTGGAAAAGAAACGCGAAGAGAACACAATCCATTTTAAACTCTACAG ACGTTCAAGAGGAGGATCTTACAAGTCTTGGAAATCTTAGATGCTTCACATTTAAGGAACTCCAGCACGCTACAGACAATTACAGTTCGAAGAACATCCTTGGCACGGGAGGATTTGGCAACGTTTACAGGGGAAAGTTGGCAGATGGGACGCTGGTGGCGGTGAAACGACTAAAAGATCTGACAGGAACCACTGGAGAATCACAGTTTAGGACTGAATTAGAGATGATCAGCCTAGCTGTTCACCGGAATTTGCTTCGCATTATTGGATACTGTGCCACACCTAATGAAAGGCTTCTTGTGTATCCTTACATGTCTAATGGCAGTGTCGCGGCAAGGCTTAGAG GGAAACCGGGTCTAGATTGGAACACCAGAAAGAGCATTGCGATCGGTGCTGCAAGGGGCCTTCTATATCTGCATGAGCAATGTGATCCAAAGATAATCCATAGGGACGTTAAGGCTGCCAATGTGCTGTTAGACGACTTCTTTGAGGCTGTTGTTGGTGACTTTGGCCTTGCAAAACTACTTGATCATGCTGAATCTCATGTAACCACCGCTGTTCGTGGTACAGTCGGTCATATTGCACCGGAATACCTCTCAACTGGTCAGTCGTCCGAGAAAACTGATGTCTTTGGATTCGGAATTCTCCTGTTAGAACTCATTACTGGAATGAGAGCACTTGAGTTTGGAAAATGGGCGAACCAGAAAGGAGCTGTGCTCGAATGG GTTAAGCAGATACAGCAAGAAAAGAAAGTGGAGTTATTGGTGGACCGAGAATTGGGAATTAACTTCGACAGGATTGAGGTAGGGGAGATGTTACAAGTGGCTCTACTCTGTACTCAAAACCTGCCTGCCCATCGTCCCAAAATGTCTGATGTTGTCCGAATGCTGGAAGGTGATGGCCTCGCCGAAAAGTGGGCAGCTGTGCAGAATTACGTCAATACTGCTACAAATTTTTCACGCGAGAACAGGAAGTCACGATCAGTGTCTTCCCCCGGAAAAGAGGACGTTGATCACAATCAGTCGAGCATGTTTGGTACGACACTGACCATGGATAATGACTATGATGCTCATTGCATGGAGCTTTCAGGTCCAAGGTGA
- the LOC140842445 gene encoding probable serine/threonine-protein kinase PBL7 isoform X2 → MVMLLTYSKAYFGKVRFHICSHTRKTSPRDKIVKEDSKVVNHADIEHTVEVSDASNSSCDGETKDVKARKFTFSDLVAATQNFKDEYFLGEGGFGKVYKGYLQDTDEIVAIKQLDRNGCQGIREFVVEVLTLGTADHPNLVKLVGYCAEGDQRLLVYEYMSHGSLEDHLHDLRPNVKQLDWNTRMKIAAGAAKGLEYLHDKMKPPIIYRDLKCSNILLGDGYHPKLSDFGLAKVGPSGDQTHVSTRVMGTYGYCAPDYAMTGQLTFKSDIYSFGVCLLEIITGRRAIDNRRCASEQNLVSWAKPLFKDRKKFHQMADPALEGQYPVRGLYQALAIAAMCVQEQPNMRPLIADIVIALNYLASQIYDPNIHPIQTPGKSPASRRVKKEEERRHPRLLS, encoded by the exons ATGGTGATGCTTTTGACGTATTCCAAGGCATACTTTGGGAAAGTTCGATTTCATATTTGTTCTC ATACGCGCAAAACTAGTCCACGTGATAAAATTGTGAAAGAGGATTCGAAGGTTGTAAATCATGCTGACATAGAACACACAGTGGAGGTGTCTGACGCCAGTAAtagttcttgtgatggagagaCGAAAGACGTCAAAGCAAGGAAATTTACATTTTCTGATCTTGTAGCAGCTACACAGAATTTCAAAGATGAATATTTCCTTGGTGAGGGGGGATTTGGAAAAGTTTATAAAGGTTATTTGCAGGACACTGATGAG ATTGTGGCGATCAAGCAACTTGATCGAAACGGATGCCAAGGGATTCGGGAATTTGTGGTAGAAGTTCTAACACTAGGTACAGCTGACCACCCGAATCTCGTCAAGTTAGTTGGATACTGTGCTGAAGGAGATCAGAGGCTATTAGTGTACGAGTACATGTCGCATGGTTCCTTGGAGGACCATTTACATG ACCTTCGCCCTAATGTAAAACAGCTAGATTGGAACACTAGAATGAAGATAGCAGCTGGTGCGGCAAAAGGCTTAGAGTATTTGCACGACAAGATGAAACCGCCCATCATATATCGTGATTTGAAGTGTTCCAACATTTTGCTGGGGGATGGATATCATCCCAAACTATCGGATTTTGGATTGGCAAAAGTCGGCCCTTCTGGGGATCAAACACATGTTTCGACCAGAGTGATGGGCACATATGGATACTGTGCACCTGATTATGCAATGACTGGCCAACTGACATTCAAGTCCGATATTTATAGTTTTGGTGTTTGTCTTCTAGAGATCATTACGGGCAGAAGGGCCATTGACAACAGAAGATGTGCTTCAGAGCAAAATTTGGTCTCATGG GCCAAACCATTATTCAAGGACCGCAAAAAATTCCATCAAATGGCTGATCCAGCACTCGAAGGTCAATATCCCGTTAGAGGCTTATACCAGGCTCTTGCAATCGCTGCGATGTGCGTCCAAGAACAGCCTAATATGCGTCCTCTCATAGCTGATATTGTTATAGCATTGAACTACCTTGCTTCCCAGATATACGATCCCAACATCCATCCAATCCAAACTCCCGGAAAGAGCCCTGCTTCGCGCAGAGTCAAGAAAGAAGAGGAACGTAGACACCCCCGCTTACTAAGTTGA
- the LOC140842444 gene encoding probable LRR receptor-like serine/threonine-protein kinase At2g23950 isoform X2, giving the protein MPRIPRKCLVFLCFLACFFFTALSFQARNPEVEALIGIKESLDDPRGVLSNWDEDSVDPCSWSMITCNSDNLVTALGAPSQGLSGSLSGMIANLTNLKQVLLQNNNISGHIPEELGNLSSLQTLDLSSNKFSGHIPKSLGSLNHLQYLDLSYNNLSGPVPTFHTKTFNILGNPLICWSHSSEKCSGSILASSLSFTMDPSSGRSSSLKLLIALGLSLSFVLILVVALGFLVWKRNAKRTQSILNSTDVQEEDLTSLGNLRCFTFKELQHATDNYSSKNILGTGGFGNVYRGKLADGTLVAVKRLKDLTGTTGESQFRTELEMISLAVHRNLLRIIGYCATPNERLLVYPYMSNGSVAARLRGKPGLDWNTRKSIAIGAARGLLYLHEQCDPKIIHRDVKAANVLLDDFFEAVVGDFGLAKLLDHAESHVTTAVRGTVGHIAPEYLSTGQSSEKTDVFGFGILLLELITGMRALEFGKWANQKGAVLEWVKQIQQEKKVELLVDRELGINFDRIEVGEMLQVALLCTQNLPAHRPKMSDVVRMLEGDGLAEKWAAVQNYVNTATNFSRENRKSRSVSSPGKEDVDHNQSSMFGTTLTMDNDYDAHCMELSGPR; this is encoded by the exons ATGCCTCGTATTCCCAGAAAATGTCTCGTTTTTCTCTGTTTTCTCGCGTGTTTCTTCTTTACAGCACTTTCATTTCAAGCTCGCAATCCTGAAG TGGAAGCTTTGATTGGTATAAAGGAAAGTTTGGATGATCCTCGCGGAGTTCTGAGCAACTGGGATGAGGATTCTGTTGACCCTTGTAGCTGGTCTATGATCACTTGTAATTCTGATAATCTTGTCACTGCTTT GGGAGCTCCTAGCCAAGGTTTATCAGGTTCTTTGTCAGGGATGATAGCAAACCTCACAAACCTCAAACAAGT ACTCttgcaaaataataatatttctgGGCACATTCCGGAAGAATTAGGCAATCTTTCCAGTCTTCAAACATTGGATCTCTCTAGTAACAAGTTTTCTGGTCATATTCCTAAGTCATTGGGTTCCTTGAATCATCTCCAGTATCT GGATTTGTCCTACAACAATCTTAGTGGACCAGTGCCCACTTTTCATACCAAAACATTCAA CATATTGGGCAACCCTTTAATTTGTTGGAGTCACTCCAGTGAAAAATGTTCTGGATCAATCTTGGCTAGCTCTCTTTCGTTTACCATGGATCCATCATCTG GCCGGTCGAGTTCCTTGAAACTATTAATTGCACTTGGACTGAGCCTCAGCTTTGTATTAATCTTAGTCGTTGCGTTAGGATTTCTCGTTTGGAAAAGAAACGCGAAGAGAACACAATCCATTTTAAACTCTACAG ACGTTCAAGAGGAGGATCTTACAAGTCTTGGAAATCTTAGATGCTTCACATTTAAGGAACTCCAGCACGCTACAGACAATTACAGTTCGAAGAACATCCTTGGCACGGGAGGATTTGGCAACGTTTACAGGGGAAAGTTGGCAGATGGGACGCTGGTGGCGGTGAAACGACTAAAAGATCTGACAGGAACCACTGGAGAATCACAGTTTAGGACTGAATTAGAGATGATCAGCCTAGCTGTTCACCGGAATTTGCTTCGCATTATTGGATACTGTGCCACACCTAATGAAAGGCTTCTTGTGTATCCTTACATGTCTAATGGCAGTGTCGCGGCAAGGCTTAGAG GGAAACCGGGTCTAGATTGGAACACCAGAAAGAGCATTGCGATCGGTGCTGCAAGGGGCCTTCTATATCTGCATGAGCAATGTGATCCAAAGATAATCCATAGGGACGTTAAGGCTGCCAATGTGCTGTTAGACGACTTCTTTGAGGCTGTTGTTGGTGACTTTGGCCTTGCAAAACTACTTGATCATGCTGAATCTCATGTAACCACCGCTGTTCGTGGTACAGTCGGTCATATTGCACCGGAATACCTCTCAACTGGTCAGTCGTCCGAGAAAACTGATGTCTTTGGATTCGGAATTCTCCTGTTAGAACTCATTACTGGAATGAGAGCACTTGAGTTTGGAAAATGGGCGAACCAGAAAGGAGCTGTGCTCGAATGG GTTAAGCAGATACAGCAAGAAAAGAAAGTGGAGTTATTGGTGGACCGAGAATTGGGAATTAACTTCGACAGGATTGAGGTAGGGGAGATGTTACAAGTGGCTCTACTCTGTACTCAAAACCTGCCTGCCCATCGTCCCAAAATGTCTGATGTTGTCCGAATGCTGGAAGGTGATGGCCTCGCCGAAAAGTGGGCAGCTGTGCAGAATTACGTCAATACTGCTACAAATTTTTCACGCGAGAACAGGAAGTCACGATCAGTGTCTTCCCCCGGAAAAGAGGACGTTGATCACAATCAGTCGAGCATGTTTGGTACGACACTGACCATGGATAATGACTATGATGCTCATTGCATGGAGCTTTCAGGTCCAAGGTGA
- the LOC140842445 gene encoding probable serine/threonine-protein kinase PBL7 isoform X1, whose product MGCFLCSGESSMDRKMERKNQNNINNDRCRKTDHSQQPQDTRKTSPRDKIVKEDSKVVNHADIEHTVEVSDASNSSCDGETKDVKARKFTFSDLVAATQNFKDEYFLGEGGFGKVYKGYLQDTDEIVAIKQLDRNGCQGIREFVVEVLTLGTADHPNLVKLVGYCAEGDQRLLVYEYMSHGSLEDHLHDLRPNVKQLDWNTRMKIAAGAAKGLEYLHDKMKPPIIYRDLKCSNILLGDGYHPKLSDFGLAKVGPSGDQTHVSTRVMGTYGYCAPDYAMTGQLTFKSDIYSFGVCLLEIITGRRAIDNRRCASEQNLVSWAKPLFKDRKKFHQMADPALEGQYPVRGLYQALAIAAMCVQEQPNMRPLIADIVIALNYLASQIYDPNIHPIQTPGKSPASRRVKKEEERRHPRLLS is encoded by the exons ATGGGTTGTTTCCTTTGCTCCGGAGAATCATCGATGGACCGGAAAATGGAGAGAAAGAACCAGAATAACATTAACAATGATCGGTGTCGAAAGACTGATCATTCGCAGCAGCCGCAAG ATACGCGCAAAACTAGTCCACGTGATAAAATTGTGAAAGAGGATTCGAAGGTTGTAAATCATGCTGACATAGAACACACAGTGGAGGTGTCTGACGCCAGTAAtagttcttgtgatggagagaCGAAAGACGTCAAAGCAAGGAAATTTACATTTTCTGATCTTGTAGCAGCTACACAGAATTTCAAAGATGAATATTTCCTTGGTGAGGGGGGATTTGGAAAAGTTTATAAAGGTTATTTGCAGGACACTGATGAG ATTGTGGCGATCAAGCAACTTGATCGAAACGGATGCCAAGGGATTCGGGAATTTGTGGTAGAAGTTCTAACACTAGGTACAGCTGACCACCCGAATCTCGTCAAGTTAGTTGGATACTGTGCTGAAGGAGATCAGAGGCTATTAGTGTACGAGTACATGTCGCATGGTTCCTTGGAGGACCATTTACATG ACCTTCGCCCTAATGTAAAACAGCTAGATTGGAACACTAGAATGAAGATAGCAGCTGGTGCGGCAAAAGGCTTAGAGTATTTGCACGACAAGATGAAACCGCCCATCATATATCGTGATTTGAAGTGTTCCAACATTTTGCTGGGGGATGGATATCATCCCAAACTATCGGATTTTGGATTGGCAAAAGTCGGCCCTTCTGGGGATCAAACACATGTTTCGACCAGAGTGATGGGCACATATGGATACTGTGCACCTGATTATGCAATGACTGGCCAACTGACATTCAAGTCCGATATTTATAGTTTTGGTGTTTGTCTTCTAGAGATCATTACGGGCAGAAGGGCCATTGACAACAGAAGATGTGCTTCAGAGCAAAATTTGGTCTCATGG GCCAAACCATTATTCAAGGACCGCAAAAAATTCCATCAAATGGCTGATCCAGCACTCGAAGGTCAATATCCCGTTAGAGGCTTATACCAGGCTCTTGCAATCGCTGCGATGTGCGTCCAAGAACAGCCTAATATGCGTCCTCTCATAGCTGATATTGTTATAGCATTGAACTACCTTGCTTCCCAGATATACGATCCCAACATCCATCCAATCCAAACTCCCGGAAAGAGCCCTGCTTCGCGCAGAGTCAAGAAAGAAGAGGAACGTAGACACCCCCGCTTACTAAGTTGA